From a region of the Neobacillus niacini genome:
- the acnA gene encoding aconitate hydratase AcnA, whose product MVKNDVFNARTSFEVNGKRYHYYRLSALEEAGLGNVTKLPYSVKVLLESVLRQYDGRVIAKEHVENLAKWGTDELKEVDVPFKPSRVILQDFTGVPAVVDLASLRKAMADLGGNPDKINPEKTVDLVIDHSVQVDAYGSADSLRVNMDYEFERNAERYQFLSWAQKSFNNYRAVPPATGIVHQVNLEYLADVVHVAETADGELEAYPDTLVGTDSHTTMINGIGVLGWGVGGIEAEAGMLGQPSYFPVPEVVGVKLTGELPNGATATDLALKVTQVLRSHGVVGKFVEFFGPGVSVLPLADRATIANMAPEYGATCGFFPIDGESLEYMRLTGREESHIQVVEEYCKANSLFFDPSFEPVYTDVIEIDLSVIEANLSGPKRPQDLIPLSKMKEEFVKAVSAPQGNQGFGLQADELEKSAVVNFQNGDETTIKTGAVAIASITSCTNTSNPYVLVGAGLVAKKAVELGMEVPKFVKTSLAPGSKVVTGYLRDSGLLPYLEQIGFNLVGYGCTTCIGNSGPLKEEIEKTIAENDLLVTSVLSGNRNFEGRIHPLVKGNYLASPPLVVAYALAGTVNIDFASEAIGKDKDGNDVFFKDIWPSTAEVNDVVKRTVTPELFRREYANVFGDNKRWNEIQTSNEPLYTWDEDSTYIANPPFFEGLSPEPGTVEPLTGLRVVGKFGDSVTTDHISPAGAIGKNTPAGKYLLEKGVQPRDFNSYGSRRGNHEVMMRGTFANIRIRNQIAPGTEGGFTTFWPTGEVTSIYDACMKYKENGTGLVVLAGKDYGMGSSRDWAAKGTNLLGIKTVIAESFERIHRSNLVLMGVLPLQFKEGESAETLGLTGKETIDVQVDENVRPRDLLKVTATDEAGNKKEFEVLVRFDSEVEIDYYRHGGILPMVLREKLQEA is encoded by the coding sequence ATGGTGAAAAATGATGTATTTAATGCACGCACTTCCTTCGAAGTGAACGGTAAACGTTATCACTATTACCGCTTAAGTGCACTTGAAGAAGCTGGTCTTGGCAACGTTACTAAATTGCCATATTCCGTAAAAGTATTACTTGAATCTGTGCTTCGTCAATACGATGGCCGTGTCATCGCAAAGGAGCACGTTGAAAACTTAGCAAAATGGGGAACAGATGAGCTTAAAGAAGTGGATGTTCCATTCAAGCCATCTCGCGTAATCCTACAAGACTTTACTGGTGTTCCTGCAGTAGTTGACCTTGCTTCTCTACGTAAAGCAATGGCAGACCTTGGCGGCAACCCAGATAAAATTAATCCAGAAAAAACAGTTGACCTTGTTATCGACCACTCTGTACAGGTAGATGCTTACGGCTCTGCTGACTCTCTACGTGTTAACATGGATTATGAATTTGAACGTAATGCTGAGCGTTACCAGTTCCTAAGCTGGGCTCAAAAATCATTCAATAACTATCGTGCTGTTCCACCAGCAACTGGTATCGTACACCAAGTTAACCTTGAGTACTTAGCAGATGTGGTACACGTAGCTGAGACAGCTGACGGTGAATTAGAAGCATATCCAGATACATTAGTTGGTACTGACTCCCACACTACTATGATCAATGGTATTGGTGTTTTAGGATGGGGTGTTGGTGGTATTGAGGCAGAAGCAGGAATGCTTGGACAGCCTTCTTACTTCCCAGTTCCAGAAGTTGTCGGTGTTAAATTAACTGGTGAGCTTCCAAATGGTGCAACTGCAACTGACTTAGCATTAAAAGTAACTCAAGTGCTTCGCAGCCACGGTGTGGTTGGTAAGTTTGTTGAGTTCTTCGGTCCTGGGGTATCTGTACTTCCATTAGCAGACCGTGCAACAATCGCTAACATGGCTCCAGAATATGGCGCAACTTGTGGTTTCTTCCCAATCGATGGAGAATCATTAGAGTATATGCGCTTAACTGGCCGTGAAGAAAGCCATATCCAAGTAGTAGAAGAGTACTGCAAAGCAAATAGCCTTTTCTTCGATCCATCATTTGAGCCAGTTTACACTGATGTGATTGAAATCGACCTTTCTGTAATTGAGGCAAATCTTTCTGGTCCTAAGCGTCCACAAGATTTAATTCCACTTTCAAAAATGAAAGAAGAATTTGTTAAGGCTGTTTCAGCTCCACAAGGAAACCAAGGCTTCGGCTTACAAGCAGATGAGCTTGAAAAGTCTGCTGTCGTAAACTTCCAAAATGGTGACGAAACAACGATTAAAACTGGTGCAGTAGCTATCGCTTCTATCACTAGCTGTACAAATACATCTAACCCTTACGTTCTAGTTGGGGCAGGTCTTGTTGCAAAGAAAGCTGTTGAACTTGGAATGGAAGTTCCAAAGTTTGTTAAAACTTCTTTAGCACCAGGATCAAAGGTTGTAACTGGATATCTTCGTGATTCTGGATTACTTCCATATCTAGAGCAAATCGGCTTCAACCTTGTTGGTTACGGCTGTACAACATGTATCGGTAACTCCGGTCCATTGAAAGAAGAAATTGAAAAGACAATCGCTGAAAATGATCTTTTAGTTACATCTGTTCTTTCAGGTAACCGTAACTTTGAAGGACGTATTCACCCGCTTGTAAAAGGTAACTACCTAGCTTCACCACCACTAGTTGTCGCTTATGCACTAGCTGGAACTGTGAACATTGATTTCGCTTCTGAAGCAATTGGTAAAGACAAAGACGGAAACGATGTATTCTTCAAGGATATTTGGCCATCAACTGCTGAAGTAAATGATGTAGTTAAACGTACTGTAACTCCTGAATTATTCCGCAGAGAATATGCGAATGTGTTCGGAGACAACAAGCGTTGGAACGAAATCCAAACGAGCAATGAGCCATTATATACTTGGGATGAAGATTCCACTTATATTGCAAACCCACCATTCTTTGAAGGCTTATCACCTGAGCCAGGTACAGTTGAACCATTAACTGGACTTCGTGTGGTAGGTAAGTTTGGGGATTCAGTAACAACTGACCATATCTCTCCTGCAGGTGCTATTGGTAAGAATACACCAGCTGGTAAGTATTTATTAGAAAAAGGTGTTCAGCCTCGTGACTTCAACTCTTATGGTTCTCGCCGTGGTAACCACGAAGTTATGATGCGTGGAACATTTGCAAACATTCGTATCCGTAACCAAATCGCACCTGGCACTGAAGGCGGCTTCACAACTTTCTGGCCAACTGGTGAAGTTACATCTATCTACGATGCTTGCATGAAGTACAAAGAAAACGGCACAGGACTTGTTGTTCTTGCTGGAAAAGACTACGGAATGGGCTCTTCACGTGACTGGGCTGCTAAAGGAACAAACCTTTTAGGCATTAAGACAGTTATTGCTGAAAGCTTTGAGCGTATTCACCGTTCTAACCTTGTGCTAATGGGCGTGCTTCCTCTTCAATTTAAAGAGGGCGAAAGCGCTGAAACACTTGGTTTAACTGGTAAAGAAACGATCGATGTACAAGTGGATGAAAACGTTAGACCACGTGATCTTCTAAAAGTTACAGCTACTGATGAAGCTGGAAACAAGAAGGAATTTGAAGTACTTGTTCGCTTCGATTCTGAAGTTGAAATTGATTACTACCGTCATGGCGGTATCCTTCCAATGGTACTTCGCGAAAAATTACAAGAAGCATAA
- a CDS encoding DnaJ family domain-containing protein → MDFSKIAEDKIKEAIKKKEFENLPGMGQSLEIKDNFPGMSDEWKMAYRVLNNAGYSPEDIKKEIFRMEELLEGAVDEEQKERLQAKIMKKRLEMERLLEKRGTATNSRFGSYADKILKKLK, encoded by the coding sequence ATGGATTTTTCAAAAATCGCCGAAGATAAAATTAAGGAAGCCATAAAGAAGAAGGAGTTCGAAAATCTTCCTGGAATGGGGCAGTCACTGGAAATAAAGGATAATTTTCCGGGAATGTCTGATGAATGGAAAATGGCATACCGCGTGTTAAATAATGCGGGCTATTCACCCGAAGATATTAAAAAAGAAATCTTTAGGATGGAAGAATTGCTAGAAGGAGCAGTCGACGAAGAACAGAAAGAACGTCTTCAGGCAAAGATTATGAAAAAAAGGTTGGAAATGGAAAGATTACTTGAAAAAAGAGGAACAGCGACAAATTCTCGTTTTGGGAGCTATGCAGATAAAATTTTAAAAAAATTAAAATAG
- a CDS encoding phosphotransferase enzyme family protein, whose translation MAFIKGLWENGVPVSLPVKTLNNKLIEPISSNHFVVAFEKAKGTSIDVTKTEVWNDDLLYRWGNVMGRMHSAGKKIKVDRPIWTVQEPDLLKLFPKITSETIAEKYQQLLMQLATFPLTPDLFGLIHNDFHQGNIFVNEGRLTVFDFDDCAYHWLAYDLATSFYHAYWQASSFTPEHTQFSSEFWMHFLRGYQQEHTLSKELILQIPIFLKIREIFLYTLFLEKWDLENWQDWQTYTLTNLKNNIESGKPNSNVNFTEIIDNFGLGTIK comes from the coding sequence TTGGCATTTATAAAGGGGTTATGGGAGAATGGGGTGCCAGTATCTTTACCTGTGAAAACTCTGAATAACAAGTTAATAGAACCCATTAGCAGCAACCATTTTGTCGTGGCATTTGAGAAAGCAAAAGGAACATCCATTGATGTTACCAAGACTGAAGTATGGAACGATGACCTATTATATCGCTGGGGAAATGTAATGGGGAGGATGCATAGTGCTGGAAAAAAAATAAAAGTAGATCGTCCCATTTGGACTGTGCAAGAACCGGATTTATTAAAGCTATTCCCAAAAATCACTTCAGAAACAATTGCAGAAAAGTACCAACAACTATTAATGCAGTTAGCAACGTTCCCGCTAACTCCTGACCTATTTGGCCTTATACATAATGATTTTCATCAAGGTAATATTTTTGTCAATGAAGGACGGCTGACAGTTTTTGATTTTGATGATTGTGCTTACCATTGGTTGGCATATGATTTAGCAACTTCATTTTATCATGCCTATTGGCAAGCTTCCTCGTTTACACCCGAACACACCCAATTTAGCAGCGAATTCTGGATGCATTTTTTACGTGGTTATCAACAGGAACACACTCTTAGCAAAGAACTTATTCTACAAATTCCTATCTTTTTAAAAATCAGAGAGATCTTTTTATATACTTTATTTTTGGAGAAATGGGATTTGGAAAATTGGCAGGATTGGCAGACGTATACTCTTACCAATTTAAAAAATAATATTGAGAGTGGGAAGCCTAATTCCAATGTTAATTTTACGGAAATCATTGACAATTTCGGTTTAGGTACAATAAAATAA
- the abc-f gene encoding ribosomal protection-like ABC-F family protein — protein sequence MNKNHLSVIKVTGIEMNFNLRKILDNISFDIKNGERIGLVGYNGTGKTTLANILTGKITPDKGFVEKSHELKIGYLTQSIDYEANELFSIEEDLLQHSSKLGLKKVSAWEEKRLNHLSGGEKLKLALSNVWASKPGFLILDEPTNHLDFKGIEWLIEELEKFKGPVLIISHDRHFLDKTVTRIFEIENTKLNFYNGNYSDYQKEKQHRLETQMHHYEVQQRKKEDIEMQMEQLSSWSEKAHRTSTKQGRDYGNKEYHRVKAKKRDAQVKSKMKRLQSELEKNEVDKPLEETKVRFQFDTKGNRGKRIIEAKSLSKSFEERSLFSECHFYINHGERIGLLGENGCGKTTLIKMILGETAVTGGYLWKSDSLKIAYLSQDVDNLPAEKTALEALGFTDRENILKARTLFANLGLKEEFITKPIRTLSLGERTRVKLVEMLMKEYDVLILDEPTNHLDLPSREQLEKTLNEFAGTIITVSHDFYFLNKLCDKLLVFENQKIKRMEIKPEEYFNKPTRAEPTDSKESLMIIENRIATILGELSLIDPKSPKYVELDNEFNELLKQKRKLM from the coding sequence ATGAACAAAAATCATTTATCTGTTATAAAAGTAACTGGAATTGAAATGAACTTTAATCTTAGGAAAATCTTAGATAATATATCATTTGATATTAAAAATGGCGAAAGAATTGGTCTCGTAGGGTATAACGGCACCGGGAAAACAACATTGGCCAATATCCTTACTGGTAAAATCACACCTGATAAGGGGTTCGTTGAAAAATCACACGAATTAAAGATTGGATACCTTACACAATCAATCGATTATGAAGCGAATGAATTATTTTCAATAGAGGAAGACCTATTGCAGCACTCAAGTAAGTTAGGACTGAAAAAGGTCTCTGCATGGGAAGAGAAGCGTTTAAACCATTTAAGCGGCGGCGAAAAGTTGAAACTCGCATTATCCAACGTGTGGGCTTCCAAGCCGGGATTCTTGATTCTCGATGAGCCGACCAACCACCTAGATTTTAAAGGGATAGAATGGCTGATTGAAGAGCTGGAGAAATTTAAAGGTCCAGTATTGATTATTTCTCACGACCGGCATTTCTTAGATAAAACGGTGACACGTATTTTTGAAATAGAGAATACAAAGTTGAATTTCTACAATGGGAACTATAGTGATTATCAGAAGGAAAAGCAGCACCGACTTGAAACCCAAATGCACCATTATGAGGTGCAGCAGCGTAAAAAAGAAGATATCGAAATGCAGATGGAGCAATTATCGTCATGGTCTGAAAAGGCTCACAGAACATCAACAAAACAAGGCAGAGATTATGGAAATAAAGAATATCACCGAGTTAAGGCGAAGAAACGTGATGCTCAAGTGAAATCTAAAATGAAACGTCTTCAGAGCGAGCTAGAAAAAAACGAGGTCGACAAACCTCTAGAGGAGACAAAAGTTAGATTTCAGTTTGATACGAAAGGAAATAGAGGAAAAAGGATAATTGAGGCCAAGAGTTTATCGAAGTCGTTTGAAGAGAGATCCCTTTTTAGCGAATGTCACTTTTATATCAATCACGGGGAACGTATTGGTTTACTTGGAGAAAATGGCTGCGGTAAAACCACCTTAATTAAAATGATTCTTGGTGAAACAGCCGTTACTGGCGGCTACCTTTGGAAAAGTGATTCATTAAAGATTGCTTACTTAAGTCAGGATGTTGACAATTTACCAGCTGAGAAAACAGCTTTAGAGGCATTAGGCTTTACGGACCGAGAAAACATTCTCAAGGCGAGAACTTTATTTGCCAATCTCGGATTGAAGGAAGAGTTTATTACAAAGCCTATTCGAACACTGAGCCTTGGAGAGAGAACTCGTGTCAAACTAGTCGAAATGTTAATGAAAGAATATGATGTTCTTATCTTGGATGAACCGACCAATCACCTCGATTTACCAAGCAGGGAACAGCTTGAAAAAACACTAAATGAATTCGCAGGAACGATTATCACTGTTTCGCATGACTTTTATTTCTTAAATAAGCTGTGTGATAAACTCCTTGTGTTTGAAAATCAGAAGATAAAGCGTATGGAAATAAAACCGGAAGAGTACTTTAATAAACCCACCCGTGCCGAACCTACTGATAGTAAAGAATCTTTAATGATAATCGAAAATAGAATTGCTACCATTTTGGGTGAATTATCACTAATAGACCCAAAAAGTCCTAAATACGTGGAATTAGACAATGAATTTAATGAACTCTTGAAGCAAAAAAGAAAATTAATGTAA
- a CDS encoding SDR family oxidoreductase — MKILVLGGSRFLGRTFVEEAQRQNHEITIFNRGNQNEGFKDVEIITGDRLNDLSKLKNRYWDAVLDTSGFIPSSVLKSTELLKDRVKHYTFISSISVYKDWVQENFDETYPVYNMSLEKANELAKDSNIYQYYGQFKALCEVVAQKAMPGRVANIRAGQLIGPNDYTDRIPYWIHRIAAGGKILAPGNPNRPVQMIDNKDLAHWILSMMANQTAGTFNATGPDYTLTMKEILAACMKVTGTESEIVWASEKFLLENKVAPWTEMPLWVPEEFPLEPELKDPWRGAFTVNIDKAIASGLTFRPLKESLAEIYEWEKQRILASDEWISGMSADREKELLELWFQQTSK; from the coding sequence ATGAAGATTCTTGTTTTAGGAGGAAGCCGCTTTCTAGGCAGAACCTTTGTTGAGGAAGCACAGAGGCAAAACCATGAGATAACTATTTTTAATCGGGGAAATCAAAATGAAGGGTTTAAAGATGTTGAGATTATTACTGGTGATCGTCTTAATGACTTAAGTAAACTAAAGAATCGGTATTGGGATGCTGTATTAGATACAAGTGGATTTATCCCTTCTTCGGTCTTAAAATCCACCGAACTGCTAAAAGATCGTGTGAAGCATTACACCTTTATTTCGAGCATTTCTGTTTACAAAGATTGGGTCCAGGAAAATTTCGATGAAACGTATCCGGTTTACAACATGTCATTAGAGAAAGCAAATGAGCTTGCTAAAGACAGCAATATATATCAGTATTATGGACAATTTAAAGCATTATGTGAAGTGGTCGCTCAGAAAGCTATGCCTGGCCGCGTTGCAAATATTCGTGCAGGCCAATTAATTGGACCTAACGACTATACTGACCGCATTCCCTATTGGATACATAGAATCGCTGCTGGAGGTAAGATTTTAGCACCAGGAAATCCTAACAGACCTGTGCAGATGATTGACAATAAAGACCTGGCACATTGGATCTTGTCAATGATGGCTAATCAAACAGCGGGAACTTTTAATGCTACAGGACCAGACTATACACTTACAATGAAAGAGATTCTTGCAGCTTGTATGAAGGTAACAGGCACCGAATCAGAAATCGTGTGGGCTTCAGAAAAATTTCTCCTTGAGAATAAGGTTGCGCCGTGGACGGAAATGCCTCTTTGGGTGCCTGAAGAGTTTCCTTTGGAGCCAGAGCTTAAGGATCCATGGAGAGGTGCTTTTACCGTAAATATTGATAAAGCCATTGCGAGCGGACTTACCTTTAGGCCTTTAAAGGAGAGTCTAGCGGAAATTTATGAATGGGAAAAGCAGCGTATTTTAGCTTCCGATGAATGGATATCTGGAATGAGTGCTGATCGTGAAAAAGAGCTGCTTGAATTGTGGTTTCAACAAACGAGTAAATGA
- a CDS encoding class II aldolase/adducin family protein, producing MIIEIKYKKLICEIGKRVYEKGFVAANDGNISVRISDNEFLITPTNVSKGILTPEMIIKVDGEGNVIEGDFKPTSEMKTHLLVYHERPDVHAVLHVHPPYATAFAIAGIPLDQAIMPEAVVSLGTIPLAEYGTPSTDEVPKAIKTHVYDHQGVLLENHGALTWGKNLEQAYYLMESLEFTAKINWISRQLKGDRELSKENVAKLIDIKAMMGLEGISPLGVDVPEGTQAKKVSAVNEQTLSDRDIDLIVDRVTTSVLNALKK from the coding sequence ATGATTATCGAGATTAAATATAAAAAACTAATATGCGAAATTGGAAAACGTGTGTATGAAAAGGGATTCGTTGCTGCCAATGATGGGAATATTTCTGTCCGCATTAGTGATAACGAGTTCTTAATTACTCCAACCAATGTAAGCAAGGGTATCCTGACCCCAGAAATGATTATTAAAGTAGATGGGGAAGGAAATGTCATTGAGGGAGATTTTAAGCCAACTTCGGAAATGAAAACGCACCTCCTTGTTTATCACGAACGTCCAGATGTGCATGCCGTTTTACATGTTCATCCTCCATATGCGACAGCTTTTGCAATTGCTGGAATTCCCCTAGATCAGGCCATTATGCCTGAAGCAGTTGTCTCCCTGGGAACGATTCCTCTAGCAGAGTACGGAACACCTTCAACAGATGAGGTTCCTAAAGCAATCAAAACACATGTCTACGATCATCAAGGTGTGTTATTAGAAAACCACGGCGCCTTAACATGGGGGAAGAATTTAGAACAGGCATATTATTTAATGGAATCATTAGAGTTTACTGCAAAAATAAATTGGATATCAAGGCAACTCAAAGGGGACCGCGAACTTTCAAAAGAGAATGTGGCTAAACTCATCGATATTAAAGCGATGATGGGTCTTGAAGGAATCTCACCATTAGGAGTTGATGTACCTGAAGGCACGCAGGCAAAGAAAGTATCCGCGGTGAATGAACAGACTTTATCTGATCGGGATATTGATTTAATTGTAGACCGGGTGACAACCAGTGTCCTTAACGCCTTAAAAAAGTAA
- a CDS encoding redoxin domain-containing protein produces MVKKVIAAVVLIALLGVAIVQAMDKKAEPENVSQEAANMGGLKVGAKAPDFELRTLAGDTVKLSDFRGKKVMLNFWATWCPPCKAEMPAMEEFHKETGDDVVILAVNIDPHLDVKAFVDENGITFPIPLDAEDKVNETYQVLSIPTTYFIDTNGNIGNKYIGAMNLDAMKQYAKELK; encoded by the coding sequence ATGGTGAAGAAAGTCATTGCTGCTGTAGTGTTAATAGCCTTACTTGGAGTTGCGATCGTGCAGGCTATGGATAAAAAGGCTGAACCCGAAAATGTAAGTCAAGAAGCAGCTAACATGGGCGGATTAAAGGTTGGGGCAAAAGCTCCAGATTTTGAACTTAGAACATTAGCCGGCGATACCGTTAAGCTTTCCGATTTTAGAGGAAAAAAAGTAATGCTCAATTTCTGGGCAACTTGGTGCCCGCCATGCAAAGCAGAAATGCCAGCCATGGAGGAGTTTCATAAAGAAACTGGGGATGATGTTGTTATTCTAGCCGTAAATATTGACCCACATTTAGATGTAAAAGCTTTTGTTGATGAAAATGGAATTACTTTTCCGATTCCTTTAGATGCAGAAGACAAAGTAAATGAAACGTATCAAGTTCTATCGATTCCAACAACGTATTTTATTGATACAAATGGGAATATCGGAAACAAATATATTGGCGCGATGAATCTTGACGCAATGAAACAGTATGCAAAGGAACTGAAGTAG
- a CDS encoding FbpB family small basic protein has protein sequence MRKPRKRSFAELVSENKSQLLKDRTAMEKIEMRLEEKRLGKAE, from the coding sequence ATGAGAAAGCCTAGAAAACGTTCTTTTGCAGAACTTGTATCCGAAAATAAAAGTCAACTTTTGAAAGATAGAACTGCGATGGAAAAAATTGAAATGCGTTTAGAAGAAAAGCGCCTTGGTAAAGCAGAATAA
- a CDS encoding acid-soluble spore protein N produces MSNPKHSQQGFSTDELGNKSQRYGGNKGKKYQDTSGKHAQVIQTKGE; encoded by the coding sequence ATGAGTAATCCAAAACATAGTCAACAAGGCTTTAGCACCGATGAACTTGGAAATAAGTCACAGCGCTACGGTGGCAACAAAGGGAAAAAGTATCAAGATACATCTGGTAAACACGCACAAGTAATCCAAACTAAAGGTGAATAA
- the tlp gene encoding small acid-soluble spore protein Tlp has protein sequence MTYNNKPKPDDRSDNAEKLQSMIHDTIENIEAAEESLAFTDSETQRQQIKAKNERRRESIESYRAEIKDEV, from the coding sequence ATGACTTATAACAACAAACCGAAACCAGATGATCGAAGTGATAATGCAGAAAAGCTTCAATCTATGATTCATGATACTATTGAAAACATTGAAGCAGCGGAAGAATCACTAGCATTTACTGATAGTGAAACACAGCGTCAGCAAATTAAAGCAAAAAACGAAAGACGCCGTGAAAGCATTGAATCCTACCGAGCAGAAATCAAGGATGAAGTTTAA